In one Arachis duranensis cultivar V14167 chromosome 9, aradu.V14167.gnm2.J7QH, whole genome shotgun sequence genomic region, the following are encoded:
- the LOC107466371 gene encoding ethylene receptor 2, producing MLKAVASWFLLICSLLLWVTVSATTTDNGFPRCNCDDESSLWTIESILECQRVGDFLIAVAYFSIPIELLYFISCTNVPFKWVLIQFIAFIVLCGLTHLLNGWTYGPHTFQLMVALTVFKILTALVSCATAITLVTLIPMLLKVKVREFMLKKKTWDLGREVGLIMKQKEAASHVRMLTQEIRKSLDRHTILYTTLVELSKTLGLQTCAVWMPNVEKTEMNLTHELNRRNFNFTIPITDPDVVKIKGSDGVNILGPDSALAGASSGVNGEIGPVAAIRMPMLRVCNFKGGTPELTQACYAILVLILPSGETRSWSNQELEIIKVVADQVAVALSHAAILEESQLMREKLEEQNRALQQAKRDAMMASQARSSFQKVMSDGMRRPMHSILGLLSMVQDDNLKSEQKLIVDAMLRTSNVLSNLINDAMDNSAKDDGRFSLEIRSFRLHSMIKEAACLAKCMCVYRGFGFLVEVEKSLPDNVMGDERRVFQVILHMVGNLLDHSQREGILVLRVFAETGSQGRTDKGWTSWRPSSSSGDVNIRFEIGINSSDSEIGSSYSSGFGVRKFSSDRVEGRLSFSICKRIVQLMQGNIWMVPNSHGYPQSMALVLRFQLRPSISIAISEPGEFSERTGSNSLLRGLQVLLADNDDVNRAVTQKLLQKLGCIVATVSSGFECLTAIGPAGTSFQIILLDLHMPDIDGFEVTTRIRKFRSRNWPIIVALTVNMGDELWEKCMQIGINGVIQKPVLLQGIASELRRLIIQGNNVL from the exons ATGTTAAAAGCAGTGGCATCTTGGTTCTTGTTGATTTGCTCACTCCTCTTATGGGTAACTGTATCTGCAACAACAACAGATAATGGATTTCCAAGATGCAACTGTGATGATGAATCTAGCTTGTGGACTATTGAGAGCATTCTAGAATGCCAGAGAGTTGGGGATTTCTTGATTGCTGTGGCATACTTCTCAATCCCCATTGAGCTTCTTTACTTCATAAGTTGCACAAATGTTCCTTTCAAATGGGTGCTTATACAGTTCATTGCCTTCATTGTTCTTTGTGGATTGACGCATTTGTTGAATGGGTGGACTTATGGCCCTCACACTTTTCAGCTCATGGTGGCGCTCACCGTCTTCAAGATTCTCACGGCGTTGGTGTCGTGTGCCACGGCGATTACGCTTGTCACGTTGATCCCTATGCTTCTTAAGGTGAAGGTCAGGGAGTTCATGCTGAAGAAAAAGACGTGGGATCTTGGACGGGAGGTTGGTCTTATAATGAAGCAAAAGGAGGCTGCAAGCCATGTGAGGATGCTCACTCAGGAGATTCGAAAGTCGCTTGATAGGCATACGATTCTATATACCACTTTGGTGGAGCTTTCTAAGACACTCGGATTGCAGACTTGTGCTGTGTGGATGCCTAATGTTGAGAAGACAGAGATGAACCTTACTCATGAATTAAATAGgaggaattttaattttactataCCAATTACTGATCCGGACGTTGTAAAGATTAAAGGAAGTGATGGAGTGAATATACTTGGTCCTGACTCGGCACTTGCTGGTGCAAGTAGTGGTGTAAATGGCGAGATTGGACCGGTTGCTGCAATCCGTATGCCAATGTTGCGAGTTTGTAATTTCAAAGGAGGAACACCGGAGTTAACGCAGGCATGTTATGCAATATTGGTATTGATTCTTCCGAGTGGAGAGACTAGATCTTGGAGCAATCAAGAGCTGGAGATAATTAAGGTGGTTGCTGATCAGGTTGCAGTGGCTTTATCTCATGCTGCAATTCTGGAAGAGTCTCAGCTCATGAGAGAGAAATTGGAGGAACAAAATCGCGCTTTGCAACAGGCGAAAAGGGATGCTATGATGGCAAGCCAGGCAAGAAGCTCATTTCAGAAAGTCATGAGTGATGGGATGAGGAGGCCTATGCACTCGATTTTGGGATTGCTTTCAATGGTGCAAGACGATAATTTGAAGAGCGAACAGAAACTTATTGTGGATGCAATGCTAAGGACGAGCAATGTCTTATCAAACTTGATAAATGATGCCATGGACAATTCGGCAAAGGATGATGGGAGATTCTCTTTGGAGATAAGGTCTTTCAGATTACATTCGATGATAAAGGAAGCGGCTTGCCTTGCCAAGTGCATGTGTGTCTATAGAGGATTTGGTTTTCTGGTCGAGGTTGAGAAGTCTTTGCCGGACAATGTAATGGGCGACGAGAGGAGGGTTTTTCAGGTAATTTTGCACATGGTTGGGAACCTTCTGGATCATAGCCAAAGGGAAGGAATTCTCGTACTTAGAGTTTTCGCTGAAACCGGAAGTCAGGGAAGGACTGACAAAGGGTGGACAAGTTGGAGACCAAGCTCATCTAGTGGTGATGTAAATATTAGATTTGAGATAGGGATCAACAGTAGTGATTCAGAAATTGGGAGCTCGTATTCTTCGGGATTTGGAGTTAGGAAATTTTCTAGTGATAGGGTCGAGGGCCGATTGAGCTTCAGCATTTGCAAAAGGATAGTTCAG CTGATGCAAGGCAACATATGGATGGTTCCGAATTCTCATGGTTATCCTCAAAGCATGGCCCTCGTTCTTCGGTTTCAATTACGACCATCAATCAGCATAGCCATCTCGGAACCTGGAGAGTTTTCGGAGCGTACTGGTTCCAATTCTCTGTTGAGAGGTCTGCAAGTTCTATTGGCCGACAACGATGATGTAAATAGGGCAGTGACCCAAAAGTTGCTTCAGAAATTAGGCTGCATTGTAGCCACCGTATCCTCCGGATTCGAATGCCTTACTGCCATCGGACCAGCCGGAACTTCTTTCCAAATCATCCTTTTGGATCTTCACATGCCTGACATAGATGGCTTTGAAGTCACCACGAGGATTCGGAAGTTTAGGAGCCGAAACTGGCCGATTATCGTAGCGTTGACCGTGAATATGGGAGATGAGTTGTGGGAGAAGTGCATGCAGATTGGTATCAATGGAGTTATCCAAAAACCagttttgttgcaaggaattgCAAGTGAGCTCAGAAGACTCATAATTCAGGGAAATAATGTCCTGTGA